The Priestia megaterium NBRC 15308 = ATCC 14581 region AAATTATCTTTTCTGTATTTCCAGAAGGACTGGGAATCGAAACAAGCTTTTTAATTAACTGAACAGTTTCCGTCATTATGACACTTCCTTTGTCTCTCATTTCTTTTATTTTATCATATGTTTCAAAAAAGATAACAGGCAGCTCCAAACAAAACAAGCCGGGCAGCTGCCCGGCTTGTTTGTTTTAAGCTATGTTTGATTTCTTTAATTCATTTGTATAATTTAATGATTTTTGCTTATCAAATTCGCCTTCAGACTTCGACATCACAATTGCAGCTAAAGCATTTCCTACTACGTTAACTGTGGTACGCATCATATCAAGAATGCGGTCAATTCCTGCAATAAATGCCATGCCTTCAAGAGGGAAGCCCATAGATTCAAGTGTAGCAAGTACAACTACAAACGATGCCCCTGGTACACCAGCCATTCCTTTTGAAGTTAACATTAGCACAAGAAGGAGCTGAATTTGATCCATAATGGAAAGGTCGATGCCGTACATTTGAGCAATAAATAGCGATGCCAGGGCCTGATAAATGGTTGAACCATCTAAGTTAAACGTGTAGCCTGTTGGAATAACAAACGATGTAACCGATTTAGAACAACCGAAGTCTTCCATCTTTTTGATAAGAGATGGTAAAACGGCTTCTGAACTTGCCGTTGTAAAAGCAAGAAGCAGCTCGTCTTTTAACACTTTTATCAGCGTAAACATGCTTGTTCCAGCCATTTTAGCAATAATTCCAAGAACCACAAGCACAAAGAAAATCATGGTGAAGTAAACGGCGAACACTAATTTTCCTAATGGAATAAGTGATCCGACACCAAACTTTATAATATTAACACCAATAAGTGCAAATACACCTACTGGAGCAAATTTCATCACCAAATTAGTTACCCAAAACATTGCATCCAAGACGCCTTCAAAAAAGGCTAAAACAGGTTTTCCTCTCTCTCCAATCGAAGCTACGCCTACACCAAACAGTACGGAAAATAAAATGATTGGTAAAAGATCGCCTTCTGCTACGGATTGAAAGACGTTTGTCGGAACAATATGAAGAAGCTCTTGAGCAATCCCTGTACTTTCAGACGTTTTTGCCGTTGCCTCATATTGAGAAATATCGCTTTTTTCAATATGTCCCATATCAACCCCTGCACCAGGGTGGAATAAGTTCGCGGCAATAATCCCGACTACAATAGCAATGGTTGTAACAATTTCAAAATAAAGAATTGTTTTTCCGCCAAGCTTACCTAATTTTTTGATATCGCCTACTCCTGCGACCGCTACGATTAATGCTGAAATCACAATCGGTACGACAATCATCTTAATTAAATGAATAAATATGTCTCCAACCGGCTGTAAAATAGAAATGGCTGTATCGCTTCCATAAAAAATTGCACCTACAGCTACGCCTAAAATCAGTCCAATTAGAATCTGAGTTGCTAGACCTAACCTTTTCACTCTCTTGCTCCTTTCGCACAGTTGACTTTCATCCATCGAGCATATGCGGTTCCGCGAACCGTGTATAAATATACATCCTTACAGCACCTTATGTAAACAGTTCTTTACTAAAAGGGTGTAAGGCCGCACATGCGAATTTTTAAAAGCCACGGTTCTGTTTTATCATATCAAATAATTGTTGTATATTGAGATTTTTTTGCTAAGTATTTTTCTATTTTTGCTATTTCAGCGAATAAATTAAAAAAATAAAATTTTATATTGAAATATACATTTTAGGTTAGTATAATACGATACATGTTTATTTTTATTATTCGAATATAAAATTCTGAAAATTTTAATTATTCAACACGATAATAAAAAGCATTTATAATTTTGGAGGTTTTAACGTGTCAAACAAAGTTCCTTTTTCATTTATAGTGGTTATTGGCTTTATGCTTTTTGCCCTATTCTTCGGCGCAGGTAATTTAATCTTCCCTGCAATGTTAGGTCAGTCTGCTGGAAGCAATATTTGGTCAGCAAACGCTGGATTTTTAGTAACGGGTGTAGGTCTGCCTCTTCTAGGCGTTCTCGCATTTGGTTTTTCCGGAAAAGAGGATTTGCAGTCTTTAGCTAGTCGCGTACACCCAGCTTTCGGTATTATCTTTACTACGATTTTATACTTGGCAATCGGACCGCTTTTTGCGATGCCAAGAACGGGAAGCGTTTCGTTCGAAATTGGCGTTAAGCCTTTTTTATCAGAAAATCCAGGGCATCTTCCCCTTATTATTTTCACGGTAATTTTCTTTACTATTACCTGCTTTTTTTCGCTAAATCCTGCGAAAATTGTCGATTTAGTAGGAAAAGTTTTAACACCTATTAAATTAACGTTTATTGGAATATTGGTAGTTGTAGCTGTTGTGAACCCAATTGGAAAATTTGAAGCACCAAGCGAAGCTTATACAACACACTCATTTTTTAAAGGCTTCCAAGAAGGCTACTTAACAATGGATACACTAGCATCATTTGTTTTTGGAATTATTATTATTAATGCAATTAAAGAAAAAGGAGCAAAAACTAACCGACAAATCATCACAATTTGTGCAAAAGCTACGGCTATCGCTGCCGTTATTTTAGCTCTTATTTATAGTGCATTGTCCTATATGGGTGCTTCAAGCGTATCAGAGCTTGGACGTCTTGATAA contains the following coding sequences:
- a CDS encoding cation:dicarboxylate symporter family transporter, with translation MKRLGLATQILIGLILGVAVGAIFYGSDTAISILQPVGDIFIHLIKMIVVPIVISALIVAVAGVGDIKKLGKLGGKTILYFEIVTTIAIVVGIIAANLFHPGAGVDMGHIEKSDISQYEATAKTSESTGIAQELLHIVPTNVFQSVAEGDLLPIILFSVLFGVGVASIGERGKPVLAFFEGVLDAMFWVTNLVMKFAPVGVFALIGVNIIKFGVGSLIPLGKLVFAVYFTMIFFVLVVLGIIAKMAGTSMFTLIKVLKDELLLAFTTASSEAVLPSLIKKMEDFGCSKSVTSFVIPTGYTFNLDGSTIYQALASLFIAQMYGIDLSIMDQIQLLLVLMLTSKGMAGVPGASFVVVLATLESMGFPLEGMAFIAGIDRILDMMRTTVNVVGNALAAIVMSKSEGEFDKQKSLNYTNELKKSNIA
- the brnQ gene encoding branched-chain amino acid transport system II carrier protein; amino-acid sequence: MSNKVPFSFIVVIGFMLFALFFGAGNLIFPAMLGQSAGSNIWSANAGFLVTGVGLPLLGVLAFGFSGKEDLQSLASRVHPAFGIIFTTILYLAIGPLFAMPRTGSVSFEIGVKPFLSENPGHLPLIIFTVIFFTITCFFSLNPAKIVDLVGKVLTPIKLTFIGILVVVAVVNPIGKFEAPSEAYTTHSFFKGFQEGYLTMDTLASFVFGIIIINAIKEKGAKTNRQIITICAKATAIAAVILALIYSALSYMGASSVSELGRLDNGGTVLAEVSNYYFGSYGGILLGLMITVACLTTSVGLVTSCSSFFHKLFPRVSYKLIAVILSAFSAVVANFGLTELIAISVPVLTAIYPLAIVLIALTFLHPLFKGRSEVYQVSLLFTFIVSLFDGLNAAGFKIAAVNDLFTSILPMYGVGLGWVVPAIVGGLIGLGITFLRTNDNTNRNTSRKLIK